The following proteins are encoded in a genomic region of Pikeienuella piscinae:
- a CDS encoding ABC transporter substrate binding protein, producing the protein MRTLIMLAACLIVAAGPARGGDDAQDRIADWFDLGAAALAEWRVEPPDADGRILIRPKAPGSADARRVMVIYPRRSSAYDVAMTTLLDEFANRALDLEFVAVNFRQDPARGDALLAEAAREGYALVYAMGSETVEWINGLRGDLRTPVVTVCAKDPVQLGQMPDYTSGSGDSIAFTSLNLRIDVQVEYLRELKPGLKNLAILVDAGNTSAVETQARPIEAAMRAAGVNAFEVAVTDAAKARDELAALTPAAVARMRLTDPTLENSLFWITGSTSVFTEIAEINAHSDRAPVLSVVPDVVQEGAASALLSIGVSFESNAQLAAVYGAEILSGRRAAAELPVGLVSPPDIAVNFLRARAVGMKVPFSFFETASYVYDAKGALARVNGRDVARGGD; encoded by the coding sequence ATGCGGACGCTGATCATGCTCGCCGCCTGCCTCATCGTCGCCGCCGGGCCGGCGCGCGGAGGCGATGACGCGCAGGACCGAATCGCCGACTGGTTCGACCTTGGCGCGGCCGCGCTGGCCGAGTGGCGGGTCGAGCCGCCCGACGCGGACGGCCGCATCCTGATCCGCCCGAAGGCGCCGGGTTCGGCGGATGCGCGCCGGGTGATGGTGATCTATCCGCGCCGCTCCAGCGCCTATGACGTCGCCATGACGACGCTGCTCGACGAATTCGCGAACCGGGCGCTCGATCTCGAATTTGTCGCGGTGAATTTCAGGCAGGATCCGGCGCGCGGCGACGCGCTGCTGGCGGAGGCGGCGCGCGAGGGCTACGCGCTGGTTTACGCGATGGGCTCCGAAACCGTCGAGTGGATCAACGGGCTGCGCGGCGATCTTCGGACGCCGGTGGTGACGGTCTGCGCGAAGGACCCGGTGCAGCTTGGCCAGATGCCGGATTACACCTCCGGGAGCGGCGATTCGATCGCCTTCACCTCGCTCAACCTCCGCATCGACGTGCAGGTCGAATACCTGCGCGAGTTGAAGCCGGGGTTGAAGAACCTCGCGATCCTGGTGGATGCCGGCAACACCAGCGCGGTGGAGACCCAGGCGCGGCCGATCGAGGCGGCGATGCGCGCGGCCGGCGTCAACGCGTTCGAGGTTGCGGTGACCGACGCGGCGAAGGCCCGCGATGAGCTCGCGGCGCTGACGCCCGCGGCGGTGGCCCGGATGCGGCTGACCGACCCGACGCTGGAGAACAGCCTATTCTGGATCACCGGCTCGACCAGCGTCTTCACCGAGATCGCCGAAATCAACGCGCATAGCGACCGGGCGCCGGTGCTCTCCGTCGTGCCCGACGTGGTTCAGGAGGGGGCCGCGAGCGCGCTTCTCTCGATCGGGGTGAGCTTCGAATCCAACGCGCAGCTGGCGGCGGTCTACGGGGCGGAGATCCTTTCCGGGCGGCGCGCGGCGGCGGAGCTGCCGGTCGGCCTCGTCTCGCCGCCCGACATCGCGGTGAATTTCCTCCGCGCCCGGGCGGTCGGGATGAAAGTGCCGTTCTCGTTCTTCGAGACGGCGTCATATGTCTATGACGCGAAGGGCGCGCTGGCGCGGGTCAACGGGCGCGACGTGGCGCGCGGGGGCGACTGA
- a CDS encoding MFS transporter, with amino-acid sequence MSMGARLRSALLLSLVAALSLALLVFVGWGEAKRTYPKFIFDKLAAQGEIVQSAMDGHLRAGLPVGEFPGFRRIAEPIRVADPTVAAIVVRGADGAAVFSVGEAAVPRPPGPEADARFALSQQDGWVQVALAMRNRFERVGQLEVTMARAVIDARIDAMLPALIALAGGLVLAFGGFAFWAAPRAARGGLAARTVGVYGLVFVIAATAVAASLVSLYAEGAQAKAEAISDSLAQRIRPLLDYGLTLDDVDGLDRVLADYERRNSDIAAVGLMRDGLVSVHTDPAMMGAPWRAAPGAYEFIVKVNPAGAGEEIQVGVALPAEVVWKAVGRSVKNFAALLLASGFFAAVFLNVARSLGGGATSAGARMLTLMRPIFFVAIFADFLSAGFLPQLLRDEAAALGLGQSATSLAFTAYFATFVAALLPASVWVERRGPRAPVVTGAVLVAAAGALPALTMEFQTLVASRALAGIGQGLLLIGVQSAILANASARERTRATAIIVIGFNGGMISGAAIGSLLVDDLTAEGVFALSSLAALLLALYAARLIRGGAPEGEGAASFVGLLRHGARAIGSFGFMRAFLLVGAPAKAVLTGVIVFAAPLFLSNQGWTAEDIGQIIMLYASGVLLSTGAASRHVDRTGDSRGVLMLGGVGSALGLAMIGGSSFAGLAPPVEFAIAAGGVFITGLAHGCVNAPIVSHIGDTDAAEKLGRPAATAIYRLMERIGHVAGPVLVGLIFTAAGGGGMAFLWIGGLLLVFTLLFGAPGPGRRRAEEG; translated from the coding sequence ATGAGCATGGGCGCGAGGTTGCGAAGCGCGCTGCTCCTGAGTCTCGTCGCGGCGCTCTCGCTCGCGCTTCTGGTGTTCGTCGGCTGGGGCGAGGCGAAGCGGACCTATCCGAAGTTCATTTTCGACAAGCTGGCGGCGCAAGGCGAGATCGTGCAGAGCGCGATGGACGGGCATTTGCGCGCCGGCCTGCCGGTCGGGGAGTTTCCCGGCTTCCGACGCATCGCGGAGCCGATCCGTGTGGCCGACCCGACCGTCGCCGCCATCGTCGTGCGGGGGGCGGACGGGGCGGCGGTCTTCAGCGTCGGTGAGGCGGCGGTTCCCCGCCCGCCCGGTCCGGAGGCGGACGCGCGCTTCGCGCTGAGCCAGCAGGACGGCTGGGTGCAGGTCGCTTTGGCGATGCGCAATCGTTTCGAGCGGGTCGGGCAACTCGAGGTGACGATGGCCCGCGCCGTCATCGATGCGCGGATCGACGCGATGCTGCCGGCGCTGATCGCGCTGGCCGGCGGGCTTGTCCTCGCGTTCGGCGGTTTCGCCTTCTGGGCCGCGCCGCGTGCGGCGCGCGGCGGGCTCGCGGCGCGCACCGTCGGCGTCTATGGGCTGGTCTTCGTCATCGCCGCGACCGCGGTCGCGGCCAGTCTGGTCTCGCTCTACGCCGAAGGCGCGCAGGCGAAGGCCGAGGCGATCTCCGATTCACTCGCGCAGCGTATCCGACCGTTGCTCGACTACGGGCTGACGCTGGACGATGTCGACGGGCTGGACCGGGTGCTGGCGGATTATGAACGGCGCAACAGTGATATCGCCGCCGTCGGGCTGATGCGCGACGGCTTGGTCTCCGTCCATACCGATCCGGCGATGATGGGGGCGCCTTGGCGGGCGGCGCCGGGCGCCTATGAATTCATCGTGAAAGTAAACCCCGCGGGGGCGGGCGAGGAGATTCAGGTCGGCGTCGCGCTCCCGGCGGAGGTGGTCTGGAAGGCGGTCGGGCGGAGCGTCAAGAATTTCGCGGCGCTCTTGCTCGCGTCGGGGTTTTTCGCGGCGGTGTTTCTCAATGTCGCGCGTTCGCTCGGCGGCGGGGCCACGAGCGCGGGGGCGCGGATGCTGACGCTGATGCGGCCGATCTTCTTCGTCGCGATTTTCGCGGATTTCCTTTCGGCGGGATTTCTGCCGCAACTTCTGCGCGACGAGGCGGCGGCGCTGGGACTGGGCCAGAGCGCGACGTCGCTGGCCTTCACCGCCTATTTCGCGACATTCGTCGCCGCGCTGCTGCCGGCCAGCGTGTGGGTGGAGCGACGCGGGCCGCGCGCGCCGGTGGTGACAGGCGCGGTGCTGGTCGCCGCCGCCGGCGCGCTGCCGGCGCTGACGATGGAGTTTCAGACGCTGGTCGCGTCGCGGGCGCTGGCCGGAATCGGGCAAGGGCTGCTGCTGATCGGGGTGCAGAGCGCCATTCTCGCCAACGCGTCGGCGCGCGAGCGGACCCGCGCCACGGCGATCATCGTCATTGGCTTCAATGGCGGGATGATCTCCGGCGCGGCGATCGGCTCGCTCCTGGTCGACGACCTGACGGCGGAGGGAGTTTTCGCGCTTTCGTCTCTCGCGGCGTTGCTGCTGGCGCTCTACGCGGCGCGTCTGATCCGGGGAGGCGCGCCGGAAGGCGAGGGAGCGGCCAGCTTCGTCGGCCTTCTCCGCCACGGCGCCCGCGCCATCGGCAGCTTCGGTTTCATGCGCGCATTCCTTCTGGTCGGCGCGCCGGCGAAAGCGGTGCTGACCGGCGTGATCGTCTTCGCCGCGCCGCTCTTTCTCAGCAATCAGGGCTGGACGGCCGAGGATATCGGCCAGATCATTATGCTCTACGCCTCGGGCGTCCTGCTATCGACGGGGGCGGCGTCGCGCCATGTCGACCGGACCGGGGACAGCCGGGGCGTCCTGATGCTCGGCGGCGTCGGCTCCGCGCTCGGGCTGGCGATGATCGGTGGAAGCAGCTTCGCGGGGCTGGCGCCGCCGGTGGAGTTCGCCATCGCGGCGGGCGGGGTCTTCATCACCGGGCTCGCCCATGGCTGCGTCAACGCGCCGATCGTCTCTCACATCGGCGACACCGACGCGGCGGAGAAGCTTGGCCGCCCGGCGGCGACCGCGATCTATCGGCTGATGGAGAGGATCGGCCATGTCGCCGGCCCGGTGCTTGTCGGCCTGATCTTCACCGCCGCTGGGGGCGGGGGGATGGCGTTCCTCTGGATCGGCGGGCTGCTGCTGGTTTTCACGCTGCTTTTCGGCGCGCCCGGACCGGGCCGGCGCAGAGCGGAGGAGGGGTGA
- a CDS encoding endonuclease/exonuclease/phosphatase family protein, translating into MKLLPEGWRRARMLAAALTLWAPGAVADLRPPVEGAIRVATFNAALSRRHPGQLAQELRLGGSEQLAAVAEIIQRVRPDVILINEIDHDRRGVAAALFRDFLKEGRGGAAGIYYPHLFTAPVNTGVASGFDLDGDGRMDGPRDAFGFGWFEGQYGMAVLSRPPLDEGAIRTFQRQLWAAMPDNLMPTAHFSDAAPTLRLSSKSHWDVPVTLPDGRVLHLLASHPTPPVFDGPEDANGRRNHDEVRFWVDYASGAGWMVDDSGRAGGLPPDAGFVVLGDLNADPADGDARRGALLALLALTGDTAPRSAGGARAPGPRKTGDPATHTADWRDAGGPGNLRVDYVLPSKAWTVTGAGVFWPPKGDPLRDLVGEGGDASSDHRLVWVDLK; encoded by the coding sequence ATGAAGCTTCTGCCCGAGGGATGGCGACGGGCGCGGATGCTCGCGGCGGCGCTGACGCTCTGGGCGCCCGGCGCGGTGGCTGATCTGCGGCCGCCCGTCGAAGGCGCCATCCGCGTCGCGACGTTCAACGCCGCTCTCAGCCGGCGTCATCCGGGCCAACTGGCGCAGGAGCTGCGGCTCGGCGGGTCGGAGCAGCTCGCCGCGGTGGCGGAGATCATCCAGCGCGTCCGGCCCGACGTGATCCTGATCAACGAGATCGACCATGACCGCCGCGGCGTCGCGGCGGCGCTGTTTCGCGATTTCCTGAAGGAAGGGCGGGGCGGCGCTGCGGGGATCTATTATCCGCATCTCTTCACCGCGCCGGTTAACACCGGCGTCGCCTCCGGCTTCGATCTGGACGGCGACGGGCGGATGGACGGCCCGCGTGACGCTTTCGGTTTCGGCTGGTTCGAGGGGCAATACGGTATGGCGGTGCTTTCCCGCCCGCCGCTCGACGAGGGCGCGATCCGCACCTTTCAACGTCAGCTCTGGGCGGCGATGCCGGACAACCTGATGCCGACGGCGCATTTCAGCGACGCAGCCCCGACGCTCCGGCTTTCCTCCAAGAGCCATTGGGACGTTCCGGTGACGCTGCCGGACGGGCGCGTCCTGCATCTGCTCGCGTCGCACCCGACGCCGCCGGTTTTCGACGGGCCGGAGGACGCCAACGGGCGGCGCAACCATGACGAGGTCCGGTTCTGGGTCGATTACGCGTCTGGCGCGGGTTGGATGGTGGACGATTCCGGCCGCGCCGGCGGCCTGCCGCCGGACGCGGGATTTGTCGTGCTCGGCGATCTCAACGCCGATCCGGCGGATGGCGATGCGCGGCGCGGCGCGCTTCTTGCGCTTCTTGCGCTGACCGGCGACACCGCGCCCCGGAGCGCGGGGGGCGCCAGGGCCCCCGGCCCGCGCAAAACGGGCGACCCGGCGACGCACACCGCCGACTGGCGCGATGCGGGCGGGCCGGGGAATTTGCGGGTCGATTACGTCCTGCCTTCGAAAGCGTGGACCGTGACCGGGGCGGGGGTCTTCTGGCCGCCGAAGGGCGACCCGCTTCGCGACCTGGTCGGCGAGGGCGGCGACGCGAGCTCCGACCATCGTCTGGTCTGGGTCGATCTGAAGTGA
- the leuD gene encoding 3-isopropylmalate dehydratase small subunit: MDKFTTLTGVAAPLPLINIDTDMIIPKQFLKTIKRTGLGKNLFDEMRYADDGAENPDFVLNKPAYREAKILIAGDNFGCGSSREHAPWALLDFGIRCVIAPSFADIFFNNCFKNGILPIALPQEEVDKLLDDASRGANAVVTVDLERQVITGPDGGEIAFDVDAFRKHCLINGLDDIGLTMEKESAIDAFEAARAERQPWLAGA; encoded by the coding sequence ATGGACAAGTTCACCACGCTGACCGGGGTCGCGGCGCCGCTGCCGCTGATCAATATCGACACCGACATGATTATCCCCAAGCAGTTCCTGAAGACGATCAAGCGTACCGGGCTCGGCAAGAACCTTTTCGACGAGATGCGCTATGCCGACGACGGGGCCGAGAACCCGGATTTCGTGCTGAACAAGCCCGCCTACCGCGAGGCGAAGATCCTTATCGCCGGCGATAATTTCGGCTGCGGCTCCAGCCGGGAACACGCGCCCTGGGCGCTGCTGGACTTCGGCATCCGCTGCGTGATCGCGCCCTCTTTCGCCGATATCTTCTTCAACAACTGCTTCAAGAACGGCATTCTGCCGATCGCCTTGCCGCAGGAAGAGGTCGACAAGCTGCTCGACGACGCCTCGCGCGGGGCGAACGCGGTCGTCACTGTCGATCTGGAGCGGCAGGTCATCACCGGGCCGGATGGCGGCGAGATCGCCTTCGATGTGGATGCGTTTCGCAAGCACTGTCTCATCAACGGTCTCGACGATATCGGCCTGACGATGGAGAAGGAGTCGGCGATCGACGCGTTCGAGGCCGCGCGCGCCGAGCGCCAGCCCTGGCTCGCCGGCGCCTGA
- a CDS encoding HdeD family acid-resistance protein codes for MRKWYKWLGLGVLSVAFGLFVLANPFAASLAIEQVVGVLFLLIGVVQIVVAFREERFWSKVSAIALGALAAFLGLSFLVNPLHGILSLVSIVTIILAVSGVVRLILAYRMKATPLFWSMLISGGLSVLLALYIIANFAAVSGSLLGILMGIEMILDGLAMIVLAFFIRTAADGK; via the coding sequence ATGCGTAAATGGTACAAATGGCTCGGTCTCGGCGTTCTTTCCGTCGCATTCGGGCTTTTCGTGCTGGCGAACCCGTTCGCGGCCTCGCTCGCCATCGAGCAGGTCGTCGGCGTGCTCTTTCTGCTGATCGGCGTCGTTCAGATCGTCGTCGCGTTCCGTGAAGAGCGGTTCTGGTCCAAGGTGAGCGCCATCGCGCTGGGCGCGCTGGCGGCGTTCCTCGGGCTTTCGTTTCTCGTCAATCCGCTCCACGGCATACTCTCGCTGGTCTCGATCGTCACCATCATCCTCGCCGTGAGCGGGGTCGTGCGGCTGATCCTCGCCTATCGGATGAAGGCGACGCCGCTCTTCTGGTCGATGTTGATCTCGGGCGGGCTTTCGGTGCTGCTCGCGCTCTACATCATCGCGAATTTCGCCGCCGTTTCCGGGTCTCTCCTCGGCATCCTGATGGGGATCGAGATGATCCTCGACGGTCTTGCGATGATCGTTCTCGCATTCTTCATCCGCACCGCCGCGGACGGCAAATGA
- a CDS encoding MFS transporter, with the protein MSFANFLRVEAPWLGGGALMALSSSFGQTYFIAIYAGVWRAEFGLSHGEWGAIYMTATLASAAVLTQAGRLADVMPARRLALIVLFGFALVAIGVSNAPSWQALAALVFGLRFCGQGMMTHIAMTSMGKWYRAQRARAVAIATLGTATGEAAAPAIGLAVIALIGWRASWLVIAAVIVLVIAPLLAFLLRRERAPRSAGEAEFAPGMEGRHWTRSEMTRHWLFWALIPGLIGPSWIGTVIFFQTVHLAEIKDWDLVAYAGLAFPVFSAVAIGSSFLFGWAADRFGVLRLLPVFLLGTGCGAVLLGLAASLPAGVVALGVSGLGSGGTSVVMGALFAELYGARWLGSIRSIIAAITVLASALGPGASGAMLDAGIGIETQCLVMGAYLLAVSLWFVIVSRRALTLTTRA; encoded by the coding sequence ATGAGCTTCGCAAATTTCCTGCGCGTGGAGGCGCCCTGGCTCGGCGGCGGAGCGTTGATGGCGCTCTCCTCCAGCTTCGGCCAGACCTATTTCATCGCCATCTACGCCGGCGTCTGGCGCGCGGAATTCGGCCTCAGCCACGGCGAATGGGGCGCAATCTACATGACCGCGACCCTGGCTTCCGCCGCCGTGCTGACGCAGGCTGGGCGGCTCGCCGACGTGATGCCGGCGCGCCGGCTGGCGCTCATCGTTCTCTTCGGCTTCGCACTCGTCGCGATCGGCGTCTCCAACGCCCCCTCCTGGCAGGCGCTGGCGGCGCTGGTCTTCGGGCTCAGGTTCTGCGGTCAGGGCATGATGACCCATATCGCCATGACCTCGATGGGGAAGTGGTACCGCGCCCAGCGCGCGCGGGCTGTCGCCATCGCCACGCTCGGCACCGCCACCGGCGAGGCGGCGGCGCCCGCCATCGGTCTCGCGGTGATCGCGCTGATCGGCTGGCGGGCGAGCTGGTTGGTCATCGCCGCCGTGATCGTCCTCGTCATCGCGCCGCTCCTGGCGTTCCTTCTCCGGCGCGAGCGCGCGCCGCGTTCGGCCGGCGAGGCGGAATTCGCGCCGGGCATGGAGGGGCGGCACTGGACCCGCAGCGAGATGACGCGCCACTGGCTCTTCTGGGCGCTGATCCCGGGCCTGATCGGCCCCTCGTGGATCGGCACGGTGATCTTCTTCCAGACCGTCCATCTGGCCGAGATCAAGGACTGGGACCTCGTCGCCTACGCCGGGCTCGCCTTTCCGGTCTTCTCCGCCGTGGCGATCGGGTCCAGCTTCCTCTTCGGCTGGGCGGCCGACCGGTTCGGCGTCCTGCGGCTTCTGCCCGTCTTCCTTCTCGGGACCGGGTGCGGCGCGGTCCTGCTCGGGCTCGCCGCCTCGCTTCCCGCCGGGGTCGTCGCGCTCGGAGTTTCCGGGCTCGGCTCCGGCGGCACTTCGGTGGTGATGGGCGCGCTTTTCGCGGAGCTGTATGGCGCCCGCTGGCTCGGCTCGATCCGCTCGATCATCGCCGCAATCACCGTCCTCGCCTCGGCGCTCGGTCCGGGCGCAAGCGGCGCGATGCTCGACGCCGGGATCGGGATCGAGACGCAATGCCTGGTGATGGGCGCCTATCTTCTGGCGGTCAGCCTCTGGTTCGTCATCGTCTCGCGCCGGGCGCTGACGCTGACGACCCGCGCCTGA
- the leuC gene encoding 3-isopropylmalate dehydratase large subunit produces the protein MSTAPRTLYDKIWDAHLAHEGEDGTCLLYVDRHLVHEVTSPQAFEGLRMTGRTVRQPGMTVAVPDHNVPTSDRAAGIADEESRIQVELLKRNAEEFGITYYDLTDIRQGIVHIIGPELGWTLPGMTIVCGDSHTATHGAFGALAHGIGTSEVEHVLATQTLIARKSKNMKVEVTGALPPGVTAKDITLSVIGATGTAGGTGHVIEYCGEAIRALSMEGRMTVCNMAIEGGARAGLIAPDEKTFAYVKGRPHAPKGAAFEMALAEWKELYSDEGAHFDKELVLKAGDIAPVVTWGTSPEDVLPITASVPDPSSFADPGKQAAAARSLEYMGLKPGTPLRDVVVDTVFIGSCTNGRIEDLREVAKIVEGKRVKDGLRAMIVPGSGLVKAMAEEEGIADILKSAGFDWREPGCSMCLGMNADKLDAGERCASTSNRNFEGRQGKGGRTHLMSPAMAAAAALTGRLADVREIG, from the coding sequence ATGTCCACCGCGCCAAGAACTCTCTACGACAAGATCTGGGACGCCCATCTCGCCCACGAAGGGGAGGACGGCACCTGCCTGCTCTATGTCGATCGTCACCTCGTCCATGAAGTGACCAGCCCGCAGGCCTTCGAGGGGCTGCGGATGACCGGCCGCACCGTGCGCCAGCCCGGCATGACGGTCGCCGTGCCGGACCATAACGTCCCGACGAGCGACCGCGCCGCCGGCATCGCGGACGAGGAGAGCCGCATCCAGGTCGAGCTTCTGAAAAGGAACGCCGAGGAGTTCGGCATCACCTATTACGACCTGACCGATATCCGGCAGGGCATCGTTCACATCATCGGCCCTGAGCTGGGTTGGACGCTGCCGGGCATGACCATCGTCTGCGGCGACAGCCACACCGCGACCCACGGCGCCTTCGGCGCGCTCGCGCATGGCATCGGCACGTCCGAGGTGGAGCATGTGTTGGCGACCCAGACGCTGATCGCGCGCAAGTCGAAGAACATGAAGGTGGAGGTGACCGGCGCGCTTCCGCCCGGCGTCACCGCGAAGGACATCACGCTTTCGGTCATCGGCGCGACCGGAACCGCCGGCGGTACCGGCCATGTCATCGAATATTGCGGCGAGGCGATCCGCGCGCTCTCCATGGAAGGGCGGATGACGGTCTGCAACATGGCGATCGAGGGCGGCGCGCGCGCCGGGCTGATCGCGCCGGACGAAAAGACCTTCGCTTACGTCAAGGGACGCCCGCATGCGCCCAAGGGCGCCGCTTTCGAAATGGCGCTGGCCGAGTGGAAGGAGCTTTATTCCGACGAGGGCGCGCATTTCGACAAGGAGCTGGTGCTGAAGGCCGGCGACATCGCGCCCGTCGTCACCTGGGGCACCAGCCCGGAGGATGTGCTGCCGATCACCGCCTCGGTGCCGGACCCGTCCAGCTTCGCCGATCCCGGCAAGCAGGCGGCGGCGGCGCGGAGCCTCGAATACATGGGTCTGAAGCCTGGCACGCCGCTGCGCGACGTCGTCGTCGACACGGTCTTCATCGGGTCATGCACCAATGGCCGGATCGAGGATCTGCGTGAAGTCGCGAAGATCGTCGAAGGCAAGCGTGTGAAGGACGGGCTTCGGGCGATGATCGTTCCGGGCTCCGGCCTCGTGAAGGCGATGGCGGAGGAGGAGGGGATCGCGGATATCCTCAAATCCGCCGGGTTCGACTGGCGTGAGCCGGGCTGCTCGATGTGCCTCGGGATGAACGCCGACAAGCTGGATGCAGGCGAGCGCTGCGCCTCCACCTCGAACCGCAATTTCGAGGGCCGGCAGGGCAAGGGCGGCCGGACCCACCTGATGAGCCCGGCGATGGCGGCGGCGGCGGCGCTGACCGGGCGGCTGGCGGACGTGCGCGAGATCGGATGA
- a CDS encoding sulfite exporter TauE/SafE family protein — MFDIALDPIGWGVVLGGALAAGFTTGFAGFGAALVAAGFWFFALPAAMVPPLVVVAAVAGHTVGFFSVRAAFEWRRAAPYLGGGVLGIPLGVYALTVASPSSLRLSVGIFLVAYAAWQLAGAGRATIGAWGGRAADAFIGLAGGFLGGFSGLSGPAPVIWLQLRGGPSVAQRAVYQPFNFIILTLAGIGMAAGGLIGADVALIGAAIVPTTLLGAWIGVRTYAGVSEAAFRRVVLCLLFASGVAIVIRSVAG, encoded by the coding sequence ATGTTTGATATCGCGCTGGACCCGATCGGCTGGGGCGTCGTGCTCGGCGGCGCGCTGGCGGCGGGGTTCACGACCGGCTTCGCGGGCTTCGGCGCGGCGCTGGTCGCCGCCGGTTTCTGGTTCTTCGCGCTGCCGGCGGCGATGGTGCCGCCCCTGGTGGTGGTCGCGGCCGTCGCCGGGCATACGGTAGGTTTCTTCTCGGTCCGGGCGGCGTTCGAGTGGCGCCGGGCGGCGCCCTATCTCGGCGGCGGGGTGCTGGGGATTCCGCTTGGCGTCTATGCGCTGACCGTCGCTTCGCCGTCGAGCCTGCGGCTGTCGGTCGGAATTTTCCTCGTCGCCTACGCCGCCTGGCAACTGGCCGGAGCCGGGCGCGCGACGATCGGCGCCTGGGGCGGACGGGCGGCGGATGCGTTCATCGGGCTCGCGGGTGGGTTTCTCGGCGGGTTCTCCGGCCTTTCCGGGCCGGCGCCGGTCATCTGGCTGCAGTTGCGCGGCGGGCCGAGCGTGGCGCAGCGGGCGGTCTATCAGCCGTTCAATTTCATCATCCTCACGCTCGCCGGGATCGGCATGGCGGCCGGCGGCCTGATCGGGGCCGACGTGGCGCTCATCGGCGCGGCGATCGTCCCGACGACGCTGCTCGGCGCGTGGATCGGCGTCAGAACCTATGCGGGGGTCAGTGAAGCGGCGTTCCGCAGGGTGGTGCTTTGTCTGCTGTTCGCGTCCGGCGTCGCCATCGTGATCCGCAGCGTGGCCGGCTAG
- a CDS encoding MFS transporter, which produces MTRRMSGMAKNIAVYPWFRFCQGLVFWQAIWFLYFQNTLSASDAILLYAIYDIGTTALEVPSGYMSDRLGRRFTLCASAAAGFGAAMLLALGGSFEVFALGQALLGASAALASGTDSALLYESLTAAGRRAEIERQEVRAWRFSFCALALSAVAGGAIALRFPALPFLAGGAAFIAALVIALRFTEPPRAGVDFAEGAEILRFGSLQSVLTSPVLIWLFMLSILMYMFSHIPFAFGQPFILEALEGSALAGEAGLVSGLVSALMMMFSVATSLFAPKLRRRLGLPALLLLAFAMQIGLCGVLALTDSAVAIAFLFLRMVPDSLSRPFIMARIQPMLSNESRATYISLQSFCGRLLFAATLFLASLSTSGEGEMAYADIRRVLGWCILGGALCFGALVLTARRLKIDRDVET; this is translated from the coding sequence GTGACGCGACGCATGTCCGGCATGGCGAAGAACATCGCAGTCTATCCCTGGTTCAGATTCTGTCAGGGCCTCGTCTTCTGGCAGGCGATCTGGTTCCTCTATTTCCAGAACACGCTCTCGGCTTCGGACGCCATACTCCTCTATGCGATCTACGATATCGGCACGACAGCGCTCGAAGTTCCCTCCGGCTACATGTCCGACCGGCTCGGGCGGCGGTTCACGCTCTGCGCCTCCGCCGCGGCCGGGTTTGGCGCGGCGATGCTGCTGGCGCTGGGCGGGAGCTTCGAGGTGTTCGCGCTCGGACAGGCGTTGCTCGGGGCGAGCGCCGCCCTCGCCTCCGGGACCGACAGCGCTCTCCTCTATGAATCCCTGACGGCGGCGGGGCGGCGGGCGGAGATCGAGCGGCAGGAAGTGCGGGCCTGGCGGTTCTCCTTCTGCGCGCTCGCGCTTTCGGCGGTCGCCGGCGGCGCGATCGCGCTGCGCTTCCCGGCGCTGCCGTTTCTCGCCGGCGGGGCGGCGTTCATTGCGGCGCTGGTCATCGCGCTCCGGTTCACCGAGCCGCCGCGGGCCGGCGTCGATTTTGCGGAAGGGGCGGAGATCCTGCGGTTCGGTTCGTTGCAATCCGTCCTGACCTCGCCGGTGCTGATCTGGCTCTTCATGCTCAGCATATTGATGTATATGTTCAGTCATATTCCCTTCGCCTTCGGCCAACCCTTCATTCTCGAGGCGCTTGAGGGCTCGGCGCTGGCGGGGGAGGCGGGGCTTGTCAGCGGGCTTGTCTCGGCGCTGATGATGATGTTTTCCGTAGCCACTTCGCTATTCGCGCCGAAGCTTCGGCGGCGGCTGGGCCTGCCGGCGCTTTTGCTTCTCGCGTTCGCGATGCAGATCGGCCTTTGCGGCGTGCTCGCATTGACCGATTCGGCGGTGGCCATCGCGTTTCTGTTTCTGCGCATGGTTCCGGATTCGCTTTCGCGGCCGTTCATCATGGCGCGGATCCAGCCGATGCTGAGCAATGAGAGCCGGGCGACCTATATCTCGCTCCAGAGTTTCTGCGGCCGGTTGCTTTTCGCGGCGACGCTGTTCCTGGCGTCGCTTTCGACATCCGGCGAGGGCGAGATGGCTTACGCGGACATCCGGCGGGTGCTCGGCTGGTGCATCCTAGGCGGCGCCCTCTGTTTCGGCGCACTCGTCCTGACGGCGCGGCGTCTGAAGATCGACCGGGACGTGGAGACGTGA